From the genome of Pirellulales bacterium:
GAAAGAACAAGCCATGCGCAACCGCTATCGAATCATGATTGTCGAAGACTCGCCGACCCAAGCGTTGCAACTCCAAGCCGAGTTGGAACGGCAAGGCTGGCTCGCGCAGTGCGCCGGCAATGCCGACGAGGCCATGGCCGAAATTCATCGGCAGCCGCCTGATTTGCTGGTGGTCGATTATATGCTGCCCGGAATGCGCGGCGACGAGCTGTGCCGCCAGGTGCGGATGAACATCAGCATGCGCCACATCCCCATCGTCATGCTCACCTCCGATGAAGAGGAAGGCATGGAAGTCCGCGGCCTCGACAGCGGAGCCGACGATTTTTTGCTGAAATCGACCGATACCGAATACTTTGTCCTCCGCGTGCGCGCTCTGCTGGAACGAACCGCCAAAACGTCCTCGCTGTTGCGACCTATCGATTCACACTTCAAGCGGGCGCGCATCCTGGCCGTCGACGACAGCCCCACCTATCTGATGCACCTGACCGCGCTGTTGGAGGAAGAAGGGTATTTGATCGCGCACGCCAATAATGGCCCTGACGCCCTAAAACGCGTGGACGAAGATGTTTTCGATTGCGTGCTGGTCGATCTGGTGATGCCGGAAATGGATGGCATCGAAGTCTGCCGCAGAATTACCTCCATGCGGGAACGTCTCGATTCTCCCATTGCGGTGCTCATGTTGACCGGCCACGAAGATAAGGACGATTTGACGCGCGCCCTGGAAGCCGGCGCCGACGATTTTGTGGGCAAGTCGAGCGATGTCGCCGTTCTGAAGGGCCGCATCCGCGCGTTGCTACGACGAAAGTTTTATCAGCAGGAAAATCAACGCATCTTAGAGGAACTGAACAAAAAGGAATTGGAAGCCGCCCACGCACGTGCGGAAAAGGAAGCCGCCGAGGCGCGCATTGCCCAGGAACGGCAGCGGCATGCCGAAGAGGTCGCCGAGCAATTGCAAAAGACCAAAGCAGAGCTCGAACGGTTCAACGAGGAGCTAAAACAATCGAACAGCGAACTTCGACAATTCGCACACGTGGCCTCGCACGATTTGCAGGAGCCCCTGCGGTCGATCATTAGTTTCTGCAATCTGCTCCAGAAAAAAAGCGCCGATCAGTTAGATGCGGAAGCCAGCGACTACATGGAACGAATCGTCAAAGGCGCCCTGCGAATGAAAGCCCTCGTGCAAGACCTGCTGGCCTATTCTCGCGCCAGCCAAGAGCACCAGAACCCTTATGAACCGGTGGATGTTCAGCTGGCTTTGGCCGATGCCCTCGCCAATTTGCAAGGCTCCTTGAATGATACTCAGGCGGCGATTCATTGCGAACCGCTGCCCGTTGTTTGGGCCGACCGCAGCCAAATGGTGCAGTTGCTGCAAAATGTCATCGGGAATGCCTTGAAATATCGGGCTGCCGCCACGCCGGAAATCAGGATTGGCGCCGAACAACACGAAACAACCTGCGAGTTCTACGTCAGCGATAACGGAATTGGAATCGCTCCGGAATACCACGAACGTATTTTCGAAATTTTCAAACGCTTGCACAACCGCACCGAATACCCCGGCACGGGCATCGGGCTTTCCGTTTGCAAGCGAATTGTGGAACGCCACGGGGGACGAATCTGGGTCGAGTCTGCATGGGGTAAGGGAAGCACTTTCCGCTTTACCATCCCCCTTCATCATCACCAGGAGAACGAGAATGTGTCCACTGCCTGCCTTGCCGCCAGCTAATCTGCTGCTGGTCGAGGATAACGACGACGATGTGTATATTGCCAAGCATGCCATTCACGAAGGCCGCGACGCCGATGCATTCACCTTGCATGTGGCGCGCGACGGCGTGGAAGGTCTTCAGTTCCTGAGGCGCGAAGCGCCGTTCCAAAACGCGCCCCGGCCAGATTTGATTCTGCTCGACCTGAACATGCCCCGCATGGACGGTCGCGAAATGCTGGGCGTGGTCAAGAACGATCCCGATTTGAAACGCATCCCCATCATCATTCTGACCACTTCCGATTGGGAAGTTGATATTATCAAAGCCTACGACGCGCATGCCAACTCTTATATGACGAAGCCAGTCGATTTGAAAAAATTTGACGAACAAATCAACCTCTTTCTTGGTTACTGGTTTGGTCTCATCGTGCTTCCGACCGCAAATTGCACCGACGCCGTTGGAACGATACCGCATTTCTGAAGCGTCAGCCAATTGCCCCTAGCTTCGAGCCAGACCCGCTTTACTTTCCAGCTAGCGTCCGCACAGACTTCGAAGGCGGTACAGCTAATCTGCGCGCGGCTTTTGAGAAAGAGCCGTTGCTAGCGTGCGGTGTTGGCAAGTCAAAGGAAGTCTCGATGATCTTCCACAGGACTCGCCTCGCTCGCCGGCCATCACACTCGCAGTTAGGAATTTGCTCCCACAGACCGAAATCGAATTTGCAGTAGCGAAGGCTGCTACGACCTCGCGCGCTAGGATCTGCTGTCCCCGCCTGGTGGAGCTACGTTCCCGGCTGCAAATGCATTTGCAGGAATTTGAGAAAAATTTCCCAATCACTGGGAATTGTGCCGTGGCCGCCGGCGTGCATGAAGTAGCCCAGGGTGTGCAAAATCGGTTCGCCGGTGGCGGGCATTTGGTCGGTGTCGAGCCCTTGCTTGCCGAGCAGCTTATAAACCGGCCCGGCTGCGACCGCGGCCAAGAATTCTCCCTTGGGGTCCGACCAGCGATCGGTATCGCCTGTTTGCAAAAGGACGGGACGGGGCGCAATCAGCGTGAGCAACATGTGGCTATCGATGGGGAATTGATCGATCTTGTCGCCCCACTTGGAATAATTGCCGCAGAACTGGTAAGGGTAGCGAGTGGGCGCCACCAAATGCGCAATCGTTTCGCCATAATTGCGGTGGCTTAAGGCCGCGCCTCCTTCGCCGGAACAACTGGCAATGACCAAAGCGAAGCGCGTGTCGTGGGCGGCAGTCCATAACACGGTTTTGCCCAGCCGGGAAACGCCCATCAGGGCCACGCGTTTGGCGTCGACGCCGGAATCGGTTTCCAAATAATCCAAGCAGCGGCTTAATCCCCAGGCCCAGGCGCCGATGGCGCCCCATTCGTCCGGGGCGGGCTCGGTTTGCCCCGGCTTCAGATACAGGCCCCGCACTCCGGACGCGACGGCGCCCAAGGCGTCGGGATCGATATCGCAATAATTCACCGTGGCGACGCCAAAGCCTTTTTCCACGAGCGGCGCCACGTTCAGACTTCCGAAGCGGCGGCCATTGGTCGCGGGCACGCGCTGCTTTTGCTGGCGATCCCAAGTTTCGCCGACCTTCACGCCCGGGTCGTTCACCATCAGGTTGTTCGCCGTGAAGCCGGCGTTCAGCAGCACCGGCGCCGGCTGCTTGGCATCGGCCGGCAAATACAGGAGCAATTCGATTTTCGGGCCGGATTTATCTTTGGCGAAATAGATGGTCACTTGCCGGCGCAGCGCTTTGCCATCGAAGGCCGGAGTGCCGGCATCGAACACGTCGAATTGCATATCGGCGGGGCGATCCGGACTGCTGCCGAATTGATTGTCTTCGAACAGCTTGACGATTTCCCCGCGGCGCTGCTCGTTCCATGTTTTCGCGTCGACCACCATTTGCCCGTTGGCAAGTTTCAGCGGATCAGGAAGCGTGTAGTCGCCGACCTTCGCCTCGGTATAGTTAACCGCAATGCCGGCCACGTTTCCGTCTGGCGCGTCGGCAACTTGACCAACGAGCGGGCGGTGGAAAAGCGCGGCAAAAATAAAAACGGCGAGCGAAATACGAATGGCAAGTTTCACGGGGCGTTTCCTTCGTGTGCAGATGGTTTTCAGCACCACATTTTGTGAACTCCCTCTCGAATCACCATATCATCATGCCACGAAACTCGTTCATTCGCCAATTATTTTTATCAGGACCCGCTTGGACCGCCGGCCGTCAAATTCGCCGTAAAAAATCTGCTCCCAGGGACCGAAATCGAGCTTGCCTTTGGTAACGGCCACCACCGCTTCGCGCCCCATAATCTGCCGCTTGTGATGGGCATCGGCATTGTCTTCCCCCGTCCGATTGTGAGCATAGCGGCTGGGCGATGGATCAAATGGCGCCAATTGCTCCAGCCATTTTTTGTAATCCTCGTGCAGGCCCGGCTCGTCATCGTTAATGAAGACCGAAGCCGTAATGTGCATGGCGTTGCAAAGCAACAGTCCTTCCTGAATGCCGCTTTTGCGAACCAGCTCCTCGACCTGCGGCGTGATGTTCACAAACCCCA
Proteins encoded in this window:
- a CDS encoding response regulator; the encoded protein is MRNRYRIMIVEDSPTQALQLQAELERQGWLAQCAGNADEAMAEIHRQPPDLLVVDYMLPGMRGDELCRQVRMNISMRHIPIVMLTSDEEEGMEVRGLDSGADDFLLKSTDTEYFVLRVRALLERTAKTSSLLRPIDSHFKRARILAVDDSPTYLMHLTALLEEEGYLIAHANNGPDALKRVDEDVFDCVLVDLVMPEMDGIEVCRRITSMRERLDSPIAVLMLTGHEDKDDLTRALEAGADDFVGKSSDVAVLKGRIRALLRRKFYQQENQRILEELNKKELEAAHARAEKEAAEARIAQERQRHAEEVAEQLQKTKAELERFNEELKQSNSELRQFAHVASHDLQEPLRSIISFCNLLQKKSADQLDAEASDYMERIVKGALRMKALVQDLLAYSRASQEHQNPYEPVDVQLALADALANLQGSLNDTQAAIHCEPLPVVWADRSQMVQLLQNVIGNALKYRAAATPEIRIGAEQHETTCEFYVSDNGIGIAPEYHERIFEIFKRLHNRTEYPGTGIGLSVCKRIVERHGGRIWVESAWGKGSTFRFTIPLHHHQENENVSTACLAAS
- a CDS encoding response regulator — its product is MCPLPALPPANLLLVEDNDDDVYIAKHAIHEGRDADAFTLHVARDGVEGLQFLRREAPFQNAPRPDLILLDLNMPRMDGREMLGVVKNDPDLKRIPIIILTTSDWEVDIIKAYDAHANSYMTKPVDLKKFDEQINLFLGYWFGLIVLPTANCTDAVGTIPHF
- a CDS encoding acetylxylan esterase; the protein is MKLAIRISLAVFIFAALFHRPLVGQVADAPDGNVAGIAVNYTEAKVGDYTLPDPLKLANGQMVVDAKTWNEQRRGEIVKLFEDNQFGSSPDRPADMQFDVFDAGTPAFDGKALRRQVTIYFAKDKSGPKIELLLYLPADAKQPAPVLLNAGFTANNLMVNDPGVKVGETWDRQQKQRVPATNGRRFGSLNVAPLVEKGFGVATVNYCDIDPDALGAVASGVRGLYLKPGQTEPAPDEWGAIGAWAWGLSRCLDYLETDSGVDAKRVALMGVSRLGKTVLWTAAHDTRFALVIASCSGEGGAALSHRNYGETIAHLVAPTRYPYQFCGNYSKWGDKIDQFPIDSHMLLTLIAPRPVLLQTGDTDRWSDPKGEFLAAVAAGPVYKLLGKQGLDTDQMPATGEPILHTLGYFMHAGGHGTIPSDWEIFLKFLQMHLQPGT
- a CDS encoding secondary thiamine-phosphate synthase enzyme YjbQ, which produces MKSLTEYLTLNIPARMGFVNITPQVEELVRKSGIQEGLLLCNAMHITASVFINDDEPGLHEDYKKWLEQLAPFDPSPSRYAHNRTGEDNADAHHKRQIMGREAVVAVTKGKLDFGPWEQIFYGEFDGRRSKRVLIKIIGE